One window of Planktothrix sp. FACHB-1365 genomic DNA carries:
- a CDS encoding PIN domain-containing protein yields the protein MTIILTYLDSGVLIAAARGTDIVSLKATSILDSKDRQFCSSFFVRLEILTKAKYHQQQDEVNFYETFFASCTILANDLDTIVNLAEQLAAKYGLNALDALQIAAAISVNADEFITTEKVTKPLHRVTEIKVIFFAG from the coding sequence ATGACAATTATTCTAACTTATTTAGATTCTGGAGTTTTAATTGCTGCTGCTAGGGGGACTGATATAGTATCTTTAAAAGCTACCTCAATTTTAGATAGTAAAGATCGACAATTTTGTTCTAGCTTTTTTGTCAGATTAGAAATTTTAACTAAAGCTAAATATCATCAACAGCAAGATGAAGTTAATTTCTATGAAACTTTTTTTGCTAGTTGTACTATTTTGGCTAATGATTTAGATACCATTGTCAATTTAGCAGAACAATTAGCAGCAAAATATGGATTAAATGCTTTGGATGCTTTACAAATTGCTGCTGCTATTTCAGTCAATGCTGATGAATTTATTACTACAGAAAAGGTAACTAAACCCTTACATCGAGTCACAGAAATAAAAGTTATTTTTTTTGCTGGTTAA